The DNA region TGCAACTGGCCTGGGCATAGGGGGCGAGTACGCGGCCATTAATTCCGCCATCGACGAACTCATGCCGGCGCGCGTACGAGGCCGCGTCAGCCTGGCCATCAATGGAAGCTTCTGGCTCGGCGCGGCGTTGGGTGCGGGGCTCAGTTTGCTGGTTCTGGACGAGGCGCTGATACCGGTGGAGTGGGGGTGGCGGCTGGGTTTTATTTTGGGTGCCGTGCTGGCCATTGCCATTGCTTTGGTACGGCGGGACGTGCCCGAGAGCCCTCGCTGGCTGTTGACCCATGGGCGCATCCAGGCGGCTGAAGACATCGTGGCGGATATCGAGCGGCGCGTGCATAGACAGTACGGAATCTTGCCTGCCGTCCCAGTTGCAGCCGGGGTCAGCATGGGTTGGCGCGCGCCACCGCGCCTGGCGGAAATCATGCAGGTCCTGCTACATACCTATCGGCGGCGCAGCGTCGTTGCGCTGGCCCTGATGGTCTCGCAGGCGTTTTTCTACAACGCCATCTTCTTCACCTATGCGCTGGTATTGACCCGTTTCTATGCTGTGCCCGATACGCTGGTGGGTCTCTATATTTTTCCTTTTGCCCTGGGCAACGTCCTGGGCCCATTATTGTTGGGTCCTTTATTCGACAGAATAGGCCGTCGCAAGATGATTGCGCTGACCTATGTGTTGGCCGGGATCGGTCTGGCACTGACGGGCTGGGCATTCATGGCTGGCCTGCTGGACGCGCGCAGCCAGGCATTGTGCTGGTCCTTAGTGTTCTTTCTGGCTTCGGCTGCGGCGAGCTCTGCCTATTTGACGGTTAGTGAGGTCTTCCCGCTGGAGATGCGTGCTCTGGCCATCTCTCTCTTTTATGCCGTCGGTACTGGGGCCGGCGGCCTGGCCGGCCCCCTATTGTTCGGCGCGCTGATCGAAACGGGGGAGCGGTGGGCTGTCGTGGCTGGATACGGTCTGGGCGCGCTATTGGTGATCGCGGCGGGGTTGATCGCCCTGCGTTACGGGGTGGATGCCGAAAGGCGTGCACTGGAGGATATCGCACCGGCGCTGACCGGTAGACGCTAGCTTCTATCGTCCGATTGCTGCATCTGCTGGCGGCGTGTTGCACCCAGCCGATCGACCATCCATCCCGGATACTCTGGTGCGAGCGCACTGACCGCGTCAAGTCGATCGAGGTCGTCGGTGGAGAGCTTGACCTGCGTTGCAGCGATATTGTCGTCCAGCTGTTCAATGCGCTTGGCGCCCACAATGACGCTGGTAACCGATTTTTGATGCAGCACCCAGGCCAGTGCAATCTGCGCAACCGAGACGCCCCGCTGGGCGGCAAGCTGGCGCATGACGTCGATGCAATCATAGGCACGCGCTTTGTCTACGGGAGGGAAGTCGAACTGTGTGCGGCGGCCGCCATCGGTAGACTCGGTGTTGCGATCGTATTTGCCGCTAAGCAGCCCACCGGCAAGCGGACTCCATACCATCAGGCCCAGCCCTTCGCTTTCCAGCATGGGGATCAGTTCGCGTTCGAGGTCGCGGCCCGCCACCGTGTAATAGGCTTGCAAGGATGCGAAGCTGGCCAGCCCCAGGCGCTCGGAAATACCCAGCGCCTTCATGATTTGCCAGGCGGCCCAGTTGGACACGCCCACATAGCGCACATGACCGTGCCGCGTCAGGTCGTCCATGGCTCGCAGTGCCTCTTCCATGGGCGTTGCCGGATCGAATCCGTGGACTTGATACAGATCGACATGATCCAGTTGCAGCCGCGACAGGCTGGCCTTGATGCCGTCCATGATGTGGTGGCGCGACAGGCCTCGAGCATTTACACCTTTGGTGCCGGTTTCGCCGTGCACCTTGGTTGCGACGATGACATCTTCGCGTGCAACTCTCAGGTTCTTTAACGTCTGCCCGGTAATGATTTCGGATCGCCCGTCGGCGTAGATGTCAGCCGTGTCAATGAAGTTGATGCCGGCATCCAGCGCGCGCCCGACCAGACCATCGGCGTCCGACTGCTCGACGGCGCCGATCTGGGACCACATCCCGCTTTGCCCACCAAAGGTCATGGTACCCAGGCACAGTTCCGAAACAAAGAGGCCGGTACGGCCGAATTTCCTGTAACGCATGAGGGAGTTCTCCTGTTGCCCACCGATCGGTATAGAAGTTGCTTGCCAGCCACGATGCAAACATCAACATTGGAGGAGCCGGTGGATAATATTTATCAGACAGCCGGGAGGCGGCTACGCATCCTTACCTGGCATGTCCATGGCAATTACCTGTACGCATTGTCGCAGGTACCGCATGAGTTCATTGTTCCCGTACGGGCGGACGGCAAGCCTGGTTACTCGCCCTTGGGCACGAAGATCCCATGGGGCGACAACATGCGCCAGGTCAATGCCGATGAGCTCGTCCACGAAGACTTCGATTGTATTATTTATCAGTCGCGGGCCGCTTACGAAGAGGACGCCTTGCAGCTGCTGACCGCCTCGCAGCGCGCCTTGCCGAGCATCTATATCGAGCACGATCCGCCTCGGCCGTATCCCGTCGATACCCAACATTGGTTTCAGCATGATCGCGGCCTCCTGGTGCACGTGACGCACTACAACGCCTTGAACTGGGATGCCGGCGCCATGCCCACGCGCGTCATAGAACACGGTGTACCGGTGGACCCGCAGGTGTCATATACCGGTGAGCGCGCGGCGGGTATCACGGTCATCAACGGTCTGCCCGGCCGAGGTCGACGCATGGGGGCGGACCTGTTTGCATGGAGCCGTGATCGCGTGCCGCTGGATCTGATCGGCATGCAAAGCGAGCAGATGGGTGGCTTGGGCGAAGTGTCCAACCTTAGCGTTGCCGCGACCATGGCGCCCTACCGCTTTTTCTATACCCCCATCCGATATACGAGCCTGGGATTGGCTCTGGTGGAAGCGATGTTGATCGGCATGCCGGTGGTGGGGGTGGCGGCGACGGAACTCCCGACGGTGATTGTGAACGGAACGAACGGCTACGTTCATACCGACATGAACAAGATCGTGGACGTCATGCGGCAATTGATTGCTGAGCCCGCACTGGCGCGCAGCTGGGGCGAGGCCGGCCGCAAGACCGCCCAGGAGCGTTTCGGCATGAATAGATTTGTAGCGGATTGGCTGGCTGTCATCGACGAGACCGCCGGCGGACGCAGTGTATTGCCGGCGCCGGCGATGGCCGCGCCTTGAGGCCACCGCGTCTTGGCGCGCCATCCTTCTTATGAGTAGAATCGATGCATGAATGTCACTATCTACCACAATCCCAAGTGCGGAACGTCGCGCAACACGCTGGACCTGATACGCAAGGCCGGCATCCAGCCCACCGTCATTGAATACTTACAGGCTCCGCCCAGCCGCGATGTGCTGCAAAAGCTGATCAGCGACGCCGGCCTTTCCGTGCGCGAGGCCATGCGTCAAAAGGAAAGCCTGTATACCGAGCTGGGCCTGGCCGATGCCGCGCTGTCGGATGATGCCTTACTTGACGCCATGATGGCCCACCCCATCCTGATCAATCGGCCCATTGTGGTTGCGCCCGCAGGTACCCGGCTATGTCGGCCGTCGGAGCTCGTGCTGGATATCCTGCCGCCATCTACTTGACGAACGACGGCAGGTACAGAGAAATCGCGGGGATAAAAATCAGCACCATCAGCCGGAAAATATCGCTGATCACGAAAGGCATGACCCCGCGAAAGATGGTTTGTGTGCTGACACCGGGCAGCAGGCCGCGCAGTACGAATACGTTCATGCCAAAGGGCGGCGTAATGAAGCTGATTTCCGTCACGACCACCACGATGATGCCGAACCAGATCAGGTCAAACCCCAGGCTTTGCACCAGCGGATAGAACACCGGTACGGTCAGCAGTATCATGGACATGCTTTCCAGTACGCATCCCAGCACGATATAGATCGCGGCAATCATGAAAATCACGGCCAGCGGGCTGAGATTGAAGTGATCAACCATGTCGAGCAGGTCTTGCGGCAACGATGTGAAGTTGATGAAATTGGCAAGCATCAGCGCGCCTATCATCACCATGAAGATCATGCCCGTGGTCTTGGCAGACTCCACCACCACCTCGACAAAGGACGCCCAGGTCAGTGTTTTGCGAGTCCAGGCAAACAGAAAGCCCAGAAACGCCCCGATCCCGGCTGCCTCGGCGGCGGTGAAGACGCCGCCGTAGATGCCCACCATAAGCATGGTGATCAATGCCAGCACGGCCCAGACTTGCTTTAGTGCCTTGCCTCTTTGCCGCCAGGTGCTGCGTTCGCCTTGCGGACCGGCGGCCGGATTGCGGCGTATGACCCAACGCACGGCCAGCAAGTAGAAACAGATGGCAAGCAGCCCAGGCAGGACTCCTGCTGCGAACATTTTTCCTATGCTTTGCTCAGTCAGCAGGCAGTACACCACCATGATGATGGACGGGGGAATCAGGATGCCCAGCGTGCCGCCTGCTGCTATCGATCCAGCAGCGAGCTCCTGGCTGTAGCCCAGGCGCCGCATTTCGGGATACGCCACTTTGGACATGGTCGCCGCAGTGGCCAGGCTGGACCCGCAGATGGCACCGAAGCCGCCGCAGGCCACAATGGTGGACATGGCCAGTCCGCCGCGGCGGTGCCCCAGCATAGTATGCGCTGCGGCATACAGCTCGCGAGACATGCGCGACTCGGTGATGAAGTTTCCCATCAGGATGAAGAGCGGCAGGACGGACAGCAGGTATTGGAAACCGCTTTCGTAGATGACCGAACCAGCCATGGCATAGGCGGAAGGCCAGTTGCGGAACAATCCCAGACCCACAAAGCCCACCAGTGCCATGGCAAAGGCAACGGGCACGCGCACCAGAATCAGACCCAACATGGCGGCCAGGGCCAGTAGCGCCTCAGTCATGGCCGGCCTCCGCAGTGTTTCCGCGCAGCCCGGATACCAGGTTGGCGGCGTGATAGGCGGCATCCAGCATCAGCAAGGCCGCCATTAAATAGACGAAAGGAGCCAGCGGGATGCTGAGCATGGCGGTGATGTCACCGTAGGCCGCTGTTGTTTGCGCCTTATTCAAGGTTACCCAGGCAAGAAATGCGCTGACCACCAGCGAGATCAAGTTGGCGATGTGGTCTTGCATGCGCTGGGCATGGGCCGAGAATAATTGACTGAAGCTGTCCACCGTAATGTGACCGCGGCTGCGCGTCATCAGGGGGATGCTGCTGAAAATAACCGTCACCATCAGCAGTTCGGTCAACTCGACCGAGCCGATGATGGGGTGGTTGAAGATGTACCGGCCCGTGGCGTCCACCACGGTCAGCAGGCTCATGAAGCACAAGCCCAGCACGGCGATGGCCTTTAGCGCCATGACGATTGCGCAGTTCAATAGTTTCAATGGTCGTCCAGGTAGTCGTTGCCAAAGGCCATGCCGGATGCGTACTTACTTGCTGTCCAGTTCCTTGATCTCGCTGCGGAAAGCGGCCAGAGCTGCGGGGCCGTCCAAGCCCTTGGCGGCGGCGGCGTCGAGCCAGGTTTGTTCAAAGCTTTTGGTCCGCTCGCGAACTGCCTGTACCAGCGCGTCGTCTGCCTTGATGACTTTAATGCTGCCGCCGTCCAGAAGTTTGTGGGCCACAGCATCGTGTTTATCCCAGGCACGCCCCGCCAGGCTCGCCAAGTGGCTGCCCGACACCTTCAGGATGGCGGCCTGGTCTTGCTCGGACAGGCGCTTGAAGGCGTCTTCATTCATGATGACGGCATGCGTGTCGGAATACAGGCCGCCTGGAAAGATCGTGACGTTTTCGATGACGGAGTCCAGCTTGAAGGACACCAGCGTCTCGGCCGGAAAGAACACGCCGTCCACCACGCCGGTGCTTAGCAGCTCGTAGGATTCCGGGGCCGGCTTGGCAATAGGCGACACGCCCACGGCCTTGGCGACATCCGCCGCCATGCCGCCGCCGACCCGTATCTTCAGGCCCTGGAAGTCTTCAATCTTGGCGACGGACTTGTCGGTGGTGAAGACCATACCCGGGCCATGTGCATACATGCCCAGCAGGCGTACGCCTTCATGCTCGTTTGCCCCGAGCAGGTACTTTTCGTAGGTATTCCAGGCGGCTACCGAGCGCGACTCTGCGGTGTTGCCCGAGAAGGGCATCACGGCGAACTTGGTCAGTTCAAAACGGCCGGGGTAATAGGCATGGGACACAAATGTAATGTCCACCAGACCGTCGCGTACGGCATCGTAATGCCCTGGCGGGTTTGTTACGGGCTTGGGCAGTATGCGCAAGGTGACGCGTCCATCAGTGGCGGCTGTAATCTCTTCGCCCCATGGAACCAGGAAATCGGCGACGACAGCGTGTGTGGGAGGCAGCCAGCTTGAAACGGTAAGCTGCGTTTTCTTTTGCGCCTGGACTGGCAGGGAAGCGGCCAGGGCCACGCCGGCGAGGACTGCGGTAGCGATGAGTTTCATAGGGTCTCCTTGGTGTTATACGGCATCGGTGATGATGGTTTGGTAGGCATCGCGCCAGCCGAGGCCGGCGGTGGTGTCGCCCTTGGGGCGGTATTCGCACCCTATCCAGCCGGTATAGCCTGCGCGGCGCAAGGTGCGCAGGGCGGCCGCCACCGGGGGATCAGAAGGGTCGGGTTCTTGTCGTTGTTCGGGATGGGCAATCTGCACGTGATGGACCCAGGCCAAAACCTCTTGTAATGCGCGGTCCACATTCAGTTGCTCTCGCTGTGCATGATAGAAATCGAACTGCAGGCGTAGGGCGGGGTGGTTGACGGCCGCTACGATTTCGGCCGCCTCCGTGGGCAGATGGTAGAAATAGCCAGGGGCGTCATGTCGGTTGAGCGCCTCCAGAGTGAGGGTTACGCCCGCCTCGGCCGCCATGGGGGCAGCCTGGCGCAGGTTGGCTAGCAGCGTTTCCCGGCAGGCCTTGCGGGAGCTGCCGTCCGGCGGTGCACCAGCCATGGCATGGATGCTGCGGCAACCCGTGGCGGCGCAGACGTCCAGGGCCCGCGACACACCCGCCCTGAACTCGTCTTCGCGGCCCGGTATGCAGCCCAGGCCTTTTTCCCCTGGGGCGCCCATGGGGGTGTTGATCAAAGCCAGCGTCAAACCGTGCTGGAGCAACACGGCATGCAAATCGGCACTGTCCGACGTATAGGGATCCAGCAACTCGATGGCGGCAAATCCGTCGCGCGCAGCGGCAGCGGCTTTCTCGGGTAGCGGCAACCCCGGATAAAGCAAGCTGAGATTGGCCGCCAGCTTCATTCTTCCTCCGGCGTTTCATAAGGCCACTCTACATTGCCCGAATGCGTGACAGCGCCCTCGTGGGCGGAGCGCACCAGCAAGGCGTACTTTTCGAGCGCGCCCGCCAGGCGCTGTGGAACCGGGGGTATGTAGGCCGCACGACGGGCTTCCAGTTCGGTGGCGCTAAGGTCCACCTCAAGCGTATTCTTGATGGCATCGATATGTATGATGTCGCCGTCGCGAATCAAACCTATGGGACCGCCCGCCGCCGCTTCGGGGCTGGCATAGCCGATACACATGCCCCGCGTGGCACCCGAGAACCGCCCGTCGGTCAGCAGGGCAACGCGCTCGCCCATGCCTTGCCCATACAGGGCGGCGGTCACGCTGAGCATCTCGCGCATGCCGGGCCCTCCCTTGGGGCCTTCGTTGCGGATGACCAATACCTCTCCGGCTTGATAGCCACGCTGCGATACGGCTTTCATGCAGGCGTCTTCGGTTTCGAAGACGCGCGCCGGGCCCGAGAAGGTCAATGATTTCAAGCCGGCAATCTTGAGCAAGGCGCCCTGCGGGGCGAGGTTGCCTTTCAGTACGGTTACCCCGCCCGATGCATGCAGGGCATCGGCACAGCCGCGCACCACCTTGCCGTCGGGTTCCGGTGCGTCGGCCAATGCCTCGCTTAGCGTCCGGCCGTCCAGGGTCAGCACGGTGCCGTCAATAAAGCCGCCGTCCAGCAGCGCCTTCAGGACCACCGGCACGCCGCCGATTTCATGCAGATCGCGTGCCAGGTAACGGCCGCCGGGCTGCAAGTCGGCAATCAGCGGCGTACGGGCAAAAACTTCGGCAACATCGTCCAGCGTAAACCGGATGCCGGCCTCGTGAGCAATGGCGGGGATGTGCAGCGCGGCATTGGTCGAGCCTCCCGTGGCGGCCACGGCGGCACAGGCATTCTCGATGCTGGCTCGCGTGACCAGTTGGCGTGGCAGAGGGCCGCCCTGCTCCAGCGTACGCATGACTTGTTCGCCGGCACGCTGGGCGATGGCCAGGCGCTCGCTGTATACATTGGGCAACATGGCTGAACCCAGCATCGACAAGCCCAAGGCCTCGCCTACCATGGCCATGGTGTTGGCAGTGAACTGGCCGGGGCAGGCGCCTGCCGAGGGGATGCAACTGCGCTCCATCAGGGTGAGATCTGCACGGGACATCTTGCCGTCCTGCACGCGGCCCACCGCTTCGATGGTGTCCAGTATGGTGGCCTGCTGGCCCAATGCGTGGCCCGGCAGGGTTGCCCCGCCATACAGAAAGACGGCCGGCACATTAAGCCGCACCATGGCCATCATCATGGCGGGCAGCGTTTTGTCGCAGCCGGCCAAGGCCACCAGGCCGTCGTAGGCATGGCCGCGCACGACCAGCTCGACGCTATCCGCGATGGTTTCCCGGGACAGCAGGCTCATGCGCATGCCGGCATGATTCATCGAGGTGCCATCCGAAATGGAAATCGTCGTGAAGCTGACGGGAACGCCGCCGCCGGCGGCCACGCCCAGGCGCGCGCGATCAGCCTGAGGAGCCAGGCCCATGGAACATGGCGTGTTCTCGCCCTGGGTGCTGACGATCCCAACAATAGACTTGTTGAGCGCGTCGTCATCGAATCCGGTGGCACGCAGAAAGGCTCGGTGGGGGGCGCGGGACAAGCCCTGGGTAACCATGCGCGAACGATGTTTATGTAGTGACATAGTGTGTGGCAAGGCCTTGCTTAAAAGCTGGATTCGGCCAGCGCAGCGCGCTCGGCCAGTAGTTTATCGAAGGGCCAGCAAATATCGCTTTCCATGGCGGCGCGGGCCTCTTCGGCGTCGCCTCTTGCCATGGCATCGACGATGCGGGCATGCAGCTCGCTGGAGGGGCGCTCTTCCGAATGCATGAGCTTGCGCGTTGCCCGTAGATACGGGCCCGACTGCAGCCAAAGGCTTTCTATCATGGCCATCATGGAATCTGACTTGGCCGCCCGGTAGATCGTGAAATGAAATTGCTGGTTGCTTTCCAGCCCGTAGTCGATGGCGCCCGCCTGGTTCAGCGATGCGCCGATCTGTTCGGCCAGTACACGTAGACGGGACAGTTCGTCGGCGCTGATGTGGTTTACCGCCCAGCCGGTTACCGTGCCCTCGATGAGTACCCGCGCCCGTCGAATGTCTTGCAGACGTTCGCGTGAAATGACCGGCACCCGCATGGAGCGGCTTTTCATGGGTTCGAGGGCTTTTTGCGCGGCCAGCCTGCGCAATGCCTCGCGTACCGGCATGGCGCTGGTGCCGAAAGCATCGGCCAGGTCTTGTATGCCAAGGACATCGCCGGCGGCGTAGTCACCGCGCATCAAGTGATCGCGCAAGCGACAGTACACCGCTTCGTTGACCGAGGTATGGACCACCGGCTGAATATCAATATGGGACGCCATGCTATCTTTGATCAAACATCAAAGCATCATGATGCCTGCTAATGTCGACCCACGGAACTCGGGAAATCCCGAGAAGGGGCGCTATGATGAAGGTCCTGGTGCGTTAGCGCTGCGATACAGAGACACCAATGAAGACAATACGCTACTATCTCGTGCCCAAGTCACCCTGGACCTACCTGGGACACGAGCGCTTGCTCGAGCTTGCCCGCAAGCATGGGGCCGCGATAGAGCCCCGGCCATTCGGACTGACCCAGGCGGTCTTCCCGATTTCGGGCGGGTTGCCGCTCAACGAGCGTCCCGTCCAGCGCCAAGCTTATCGGCTGGTAGAGTTGCAGCGCTGGTCTGATTACCTTGGCTTGCCCCTCACGCTGCACCCCAAGCATTTCCCGGTGGATGATTTGGCCGCCTCGAAGATGATCATCTCGGTCGCACAGGCACACGGAAACGACAGCGCCCTGCGGTTGGCCGGCGCAATGTTGCGAGCTGTCTGGGCAGAGGAGCGCGACATCGCCGACACCGACACCTTGATTCAGCTTGCTAATGAAAGTGGATTGAATGGCGACGCCGTTTACGCCGCGCACGAGAACGGGGCCCCACTTCTCGAGCGCTATACCCAAGAAGCCATCGACTTGAAGGTTTTTGGTGCCCCCTGGTATGAATACAACGGGGAGTCTTTCTGGGGCCAGGACCGCCTGGATTTCCTTGATCGTGCGCTGGCTGCTCCGGCGCGGTAGATTCTTGTTCGTAAGGTTCGCATGAAGACATCAACCAGCGGCGCGCTTCCTCTGGAAGGCATCAAGGTCATCGAGATGGGGCAACTGATAGCCGGCCCATTCGCAGGCAAGATACTGGGCGACTTCGGTGCGGACGTCATCAAGCTCGAACCGCCGGTAACCGGCGATCCCTTGCGCAAATGGCGCTTGCTGCATGAGGGCACATCGGTCTGGTGGCAGGTGCAGTCCCGCAACAAGCGCTCGGTCACGCTGGACTTGCGTCAACCGGAAGGCCAGGACATCGCCCGCAGGCTGATCGCCGAAGCCGATGTCCTGATCGAGAACTTCAGGCCTGGGACTCTGGAAGGCTGGGGCATGGGCTGGGAAGCCCTGCAGACGCTGAATCCGCGCTTGATCATGCTGCGCGTCTCGGGCTATGGACAAACGGGGCCTTATCGCGACTTGCCTGGCTTTGGACTGATCGGCGAAGCGATGGGCGGCCTGCGTTATCTTTGCGGCGAGCCGGGACGCCCGCCTGTGCGGGCGGGGATCTCCATTGGGGATTCCCTGGCAGGCCTGCATGGCGTCATCGGGGTGCTGATGGCGCTGATCCATCGCAGCAAGGCCGGCGGCCAGGGGCAAATGATAGATGTGGCCCTGTACGAGTCAGTCTTCAACATGATGGAAAGTTTGCTGCCCGAGTACAGTGCCTTCGGTGCCGTGCGTGAGCCGTCCGGCAGCAGCCTGCCGGGTATCGCCCCCAGCAATGCCTACCCGTGCCGCGATGGAAAGTACGCACTGGTTGCCGGTAACGGCGACAGCATCTTCAAGCGCCTGATGCAGGCGATAGGGCGCAACGATCTCGCAGAAGACCCGGAACTCGCGCAAAACGATGGGCGGGCAAGTCGTGCATCCGAAATTGACGCCGCCATAGGACAGTGGACGATGCAACGGGGGCTGCAAGAAGTGCTGGACGTGCTTAACGCTGCCAGAGTGCCAGTGGGGCGCATCTATACGGCTGAAGATATTGCTGCGGATCCGCATTACCGGGAACGCGACATGATTCTCGAAAGCACCTTGCCCGACGGCAAGCGGGTGGATGTCCCTGGCATTATTCCCAAGCTGGGAAGTACGCCCGGACGCGTCAGGCGCGAGGCCCCGCTGCTGGGCGAGCATACCGACAGCCTGCTTGAGTCCATGGGGATCAGCGAGGCAAGCCGTGACGAACTGCGCCGCCGAGGCGTGATCTAGCGTCCTTGCCACGAGCCCGCTGGGGGAATACTATGGATACATATCGTAATATGTAGGTGGCCGGACCATCCCTATCCGGCTGCACAGCCACGAGGCCGACATGATCGCGTTCTTCCAAGAGCTTAGCTGGATCACCGTATTCCAAATTATTATGGTCGATGTCCTGCTGGGCGGAGACAACGCCGTGGTTATCGCGCTGGCATGTCGCAATCTGCCACCCAAGCGGCGCATGCAAGGCATACTGTGGGGCACCGGGGGGGCGATCGCACTTCGGGTCGTGTTGATCTTCTTCGCGCTGACCTTGCTGGCGCTACCTTTCGTTAAAATCGTAGGCGGGCTGCTGTTGCTCTGGATCGGCATCAAGCTATTGATACCTGAAGAGCACACCGGCGATATCCAGGGAAGCAGTTCTTTGCTGACTGCCATCAAGACGATTATTGCCGCCGACTTTGTCATGAGCCTGGATAACGTGGTGGCGATCGCTGGCGCGGCGCAACGCGCACACGCTGATCATCAAATGACCCTGATCATCTTTGGCTTACTCGTCAGTGTTCCCATCATTATCTGGGGCAGCACACTATTGCTGCGCTTGCTCGATCGCTTTCCCATCATCGTCACCTTGGGCGCCGGCCTGCTCGGCTGGATAGCCGGCGGCATGCTGCTGACCGACGTTTTTGTCTTCCGTTTTTTCGGGCCACCCGATACGCTTACCAAGGTGGCGGTCGAAGTTTTCTGTGCGGCCCTGGTCATGGCCACGGGTCACTGGATTGCTTCCCGGCACCATGCCGAGCGCGACGAAGTCCAGCGTTCAGCGTGAGTCCTCAGAGCTTCCTGACCGATTATCCACCGGCGGAGCGTCCGGCGTGGCTCGGCCCGGGTCGGCCGCATCTTCCGCTTCCAGTCCGGGCGGAAAATTCGCCTTCGTGGTTGGCGAGTTCGGATCCACTGGCGCGTTCATCATCGATCGATGTTCGCCCTTGATCTTGTTCTTTACTTTTTGGTGATCCTTCTCACTGGTTTCCTTCTGGAAAGAATCCTTGCGGACATCCGTTTGCGGCTGTTCAGACTTGGAAGGCATAAGACACCTCGTGGTTAGGCATGCTCGGACATGCGCATCAAGGCAATTGTCGTACCCGAGTGCTAGGCGCTCCTGCTTCTGGCGAGCAACTCGGTGACCTGTGCGTCGCTGGTTTGGGGGAAGCTCACATACCAGAGGCCCACGGCACGAAATATGGCCGGGGTGGCCAGGCACACAATACGATCGGCCTCCCGGCGAATTAACTGGTGAGCCTCCGACGATGCAACTGGCACCGCAGCCACAATCAGGGCCGGATCTTGTTGGCGTATGGCCATGATGGCTGCCTGCATGGTGGATCCCGTCGCAAGCCCATCGTCCACGACAATGATGGTTCTATCGGCGACCACAGGGGGTGGCCGATCACCGCGATACGCATCCACCCGACGGTCCAGCTCCGCGCTTTCGATCTCTATTACCTGGGCGATGGCTTCCTGCCGGATGTTCAATGCGCATACCACATCCTGTTTCAGTATGGTGATGCCTCCCGGGGCGATGGCGCCCATGGCATATTCCCGGTTCATGGGCGCGCCCAGCTTGCGCACCACCAGC from Pollutimonas thiosulfatoxidans includes:
- a CDS encoding hydroxypyruvate isomerase family protein; the protein is MKLAANLSLLYPGLPLPEKAAAAARDGFAAIELLDPYTSDSADLHAVLLQHGLTLALINTPMGAPGEKGLGCIPGREDEFRAGVSRALDVCAATGCRSIHAMAGAPPDGSSRKACRETLLANLRQAAPMAAEAGVTLTLEALNRHDAPGYFYHLPTEAAEIVAAVNHPALRLQFDFYHAQREQLNVDRALQEVLAWVHHVQIAHPEQRQEPDPSDPPVAAALRTLRRAGYTGWIGCEYRPKGDTTAGLGWRDAYQTIITDAV
- the ilvD gene encoding dihydroxy-acid dehydratase, encoding MSLHKHRSRMVTQGLSRAPHRAFLRATGFDDDALNKSIVGIVSTQGENTPCSMGLAPQADRARLGVAAGGGVPVSFTTISISDGTSMNHAGMRMSLLSRETIADSVELVVRGHAYDGLVALAGCDKTLPAMMMAMVRLNVPAVFLYGGATLPGHALGQQATILDTIEAVGRVQDGKMSRADLTLMERSCIPSAGACPGQFTANTMAMVGEALGLSMLGSAMLPNVYSERLAIAQRAGEQVMRTLEQGGPLPRQLVTRASIENACAAVAATGGSTNAALHIPAIAHEAGIRFTLDDVAEVFARTPLIADLQPGGRYLARDLHEIGGVPVVLKALLDGGFIDGTVLTLDGRTLSEALADAPEPDGKVVRGCADALHASGGVTVLKGNLAPQGALLKIAGLKSLTFSGPARVFETEDACMKAVSQRGYQAGEVLVIRNEGPKGGPGMREMLSVTAALYGQGMGERVALLTDGRFSGATRGMCIGYASPEAAAGGPIGLIRDGDIIHIDAIKNTLEVDLSATELEARRAAYIPPVPQRLAGALEKYALLVRSAHEGAVTHSGNVEWPYETPEEE
- a CDS encoding GntR family transcriptional regulator — encoded protein: MASHIDIQPVVHTSVNEAVYCRLRDHLMRGDYAAGDVLGIQDLADAFGTSAMPVREALRRLAAQKALEPMKSRSMRVPVISRERLQDIRRARVLIEGTVTGWAVNHISADELSRLRVLAEQIGASLNQAGAIDYGLESNQQFHFTIYRAAKSDSMMAMIESLWLQSGPYLRATRKLMHSEERPSSELHARIVDAMARGDAEEARAAMESDICWPFDKLLAERAALAESSF
- a CDS encoding 2-hydroxychromene-2-carboxylate isomerase; protein product: MKTIRYYLVPKSPWTYLGHERLLELARKHGAAIEPRPFGLTQAVFPISGGLPLNERPVQRQAYRLVELQRWSDYLGLPLTLHPKHFPVDDLAASKMIISVAQAHGNDSALRLAGAMLRAVWAEERDIADTDTLIQLANESGLNGDAVYAAHENGAPLLERYTQEAIDLKVFGAPWYEYNGESFWGQDRLDFLDRALAAPAR
- a CDS encoding CaiB/BaiF CoA transferase family protein translates to MKTSTSGALPLEGIKVIEMGQLIAGPFAGKILGDFGADVIKLEPPVTGDPLRKWRLLHEGTSVWWQVQSRNKRSVTLDLRQPEGQDIARRLIAEADVLIENFRPGTLEGWGMGWEALQTLNPRLIMLRVSGYGQTGPYRDLPGFGLIGEAMGGLRYLCGEPGRPPVRAGISIGDSLAGLHGVIGVLMALIHRSKAGGQGQMIDVALYESVFNMMESLLPEYSAFGAVREPSGSSLPGIAPSNAYPCRDGKYALVAGNGDSIFKRLMQAIGRNDLAEDPELAQNDGRASRASEIDAAIGQWTMQRGLQEVLDVLNAARVPVGRIYTAEDIAADPHYRERDMILESTLPDGKRVDVPGIIPKLGSTPGRVRREAPLLGEHTDSLLESMGISEASRDELRRRGVI
- a CDS encoding TerC family protein — translated: MIAFFQELSWITVFQIIMVDVLLGGDNAVVIALACRNLPPKRRMQGILWGTGGAIALRVVLIFFALTLLALPFVKIVGGLLLLWIGIKLLIPEEHTGDIQGSSSLLTAIKTIIAADFVMSLDNVVAIAGAAQRAHADHQMTLIIFGLLVSVPIIIWGSTLLLRLLDRFPIIVTLGAGLLGWIAGGMLLTDVFVFRFFGPPDTLTKVAVEVFCAALVMATGHWIASRHHAERDEVQRSA
- a CDS encoding phosphoribosyltransferase — encoded protein: MNALFTDRADAGRQLADALLQDYGRHGNLLVLGLPRGGVPVAYEVAARLHAPLDVLVVRKLGAPMNREYAMGAIAPGGITILKQDVVCALNIRQEAIAQVIEIESAELDRRVDAYRGDRPPPVVADRTIIVVDDGLATGSTMQAAIMAIRQQDPALIVAAVPVASSEAHQLIRREADRIVCLATPAIFRAVGLWYVSFPQTSDAQVTELLARSRSA